The Mycteria americana isolate JAX WOST 10 ecotype Jacksonville Zoo and Gardens chromosome 2, USCA_MyAme_1.0, whole genome shotgun sequence genome contains the following window.
CAGAGCTCAGGGGTATAGTATTACTGCCATTTGGCCTGATGTTCTCAAGATTTCATTGCAGTCATCACCCACGAGGGTGTCTTGCCTTAATCAGCTCCCTGTACTAGAAGCTTTTGCTTCTTCACTCTTGGGAAGGTAGCAAAGCATAACAGTACCCACTGGTTTTGTGCTGGTCTCTGCATTGGAGGGGAGCTTGGCTCACACCGGTTTGCTTTTCTAGCTCCAGAACTTCTGACAGAGCAAGGAGCCCTCCCACAGACTGATATCTGGTCCATCGGAATCACGGCCTTCATCATGTAAGCCAGTCTCTCTTTCCCTGTgagcagctttaaaaatgcaatttcatagtcatcagccaggggagatgcatTGACTCAGAGAGTTAACGGCAGTTGTGCCCCCTCTCCTTGGCAATGCCGCAGAGGTCTGTGTGATGGAGACTGTGGAGCTGGCTGCACCATGCAAGGATGCCCAGTCCCGGTGATGTCTCCAAGTAGAGTAAGGCTGTTTTacaacacagcagctgctggtgtTTCTCACTCAGCCTCATCTGAAAAGCCCCAACTTTAACAAGAAAATTCAAATTACGCCAAGTGGAAAAGTCATGAAACCCACAGAAGAACAGTGGCCTTTGGGATTTCCTTTTCCCATATGACATTTCTGTGCATCGTCGTGACCCTGCTCTCACTGCTGGGTGGAAATTCCTGGGAGAAGGAGCATCTTGAGCGATGTCCTTCACGCTGATCAATTCTCCTCTTTTGGGGCAGGTTGAGTGCCAACTACCCCGTCAGCTCTGACGTAGCCTGCGAGTTTCTGAGAATGACCAGGAAGGGGAAAGTGAAGCTCACGCGGTGCTACGCGGGTCTCTCCGGGGGAGCGGTGTCATTTCTCCAGAGCACGCTGTGTGCAAATCCCTGGTAAGACGGTATCTGCTCTCCCACTTGGACAGCTGGTGCTGATCCTGGCATTTgtcccttctttctctccatttgcaAGGAGCCTCCTCACCCAGCATGGATCCCCAACTGACCTTCTCACCTTTGTCTGTTCTAGGGGAAGGCCATCAGCCTTGGAGTGTCTTCAGAGCCCATGGCTCCAGGAGACAGGTTTGGACAACAGGCAGCAAGCACTGGTTACCTTCCCCACCACCAAACTCAGGAATTTCCTCACTGAACGGGAAAAGAAAAGGGGTCTGCTGTGCTCCAAGTATGGCCTCATGATTGCACAGTGACGGGGATGCGGCCACAGACGTCAActgtctccctctccccttctgcaCTTAGTGTTTGGTACCAAACAGTCCTGCCAAGTTGCTGTGCATCAGCTGAGCTGGGGTAACTGCTCTCCGTGAATGTGATTTAGCATAACTGAGCAAATTAATCCATATTACGTGCGTTGCCACAGGGTAAGAACAGAAATATAGACCTAACATGCCTCAGCTGACTAACGGGAACTTGACAGTATGTGTGTCACTTGGCTGCACGCTTCCTGGAATAACCAGGAGAGATTTGCGTAGCCATTTCTGAATGGGACTAGCTACCAGCcccaagcagctttgcaaatcCTTCCCTGAGGTCAGAAAGACTCCATGCGTGCAAATGCTGGGTACTGACTTCTGCCCCTGGCCCCAGGACGTGATAACCAGATGTGCTTTCAGATGTTACTGCACTGCTCATCCCACAGTGACCACCGCAGCAAGGTCTGAGTGACTGGTGGTTTTCTCACCTGCCTCCAATCCAAAATAATTCAATGACCAGTTATGATAGGAAAATAGGGAAGAGTGAAGGACTTTTTTGGGGCTGATGTTAGACAACAATGCATCTTCAGACTTCGGATGTAGAGatccaactggataaagccccgAGCAACCTGGCCTGAGTcaatagctgaccctgctttgagcagaaagtTGGTCTAGAGGCCTCCTGAGCTCCTTCCTAACCTGACTTGTCCTGATCCCATGTCTTTGCCAAGTGCCAGACACAAGGCTGGAGTGGTGGGATTCTGCTAGCATCCATCGGCAGCCAGGCTCAGCATGTCGCTTACCTGGCCAAGTTCTCCACCATCCCCATGGGGCCTGACCTGAGATTAAACACGGGGCTGAAGGAGAGCTCTTCTAGCTATGGAGCAACAAGAGGTTGCAAAGGGAGGAGGTATATGTGTTACATGTGTGACAGTGGTACCACCAAGGAGATTTTAACCAGGGCTTTTCATACTCTGTGAGGAAACTCTTTCCTGCCCAAGTCACAAGACACAAGAAGAGCCAGTCTCCATGAAAGCAGCCTTGTAGCTCAGCCCTGTAGCACAAGGTGTGTacagggagggcagcagcaatgGGGCTTTCCAGTAACTGATAAATTGCACATCTTCCTCATCCTACCCCTGCGAGAGGCCATAGCTTGCTTGGCTTTGAGAAGAGCTACTGTTCTCCCTGGGGCCCAAGTTGACCCTCCGTATGCTGCTCCATTTAGGtggcccagctcctgctcccttagagcccagcctgctgctcaaTATGCTGTGTGGCTCCATGGAAGGTCACCAGGTCTCCATGGAAGGTCACCAGGTCTCCATGGGCACCTGCACTGTTTTGACTGCAGAGCTGACCGAGCTCCTCAAAGGTTTCAAGGTTTAAAAACACCGCAAAACTTGTTTTTTGGGGCACGTATTTGAAGTCTCCCATTAGACCTAGATGACAGACTTACCCATCACATAGGATCTTACAGTAACCCCTCACCTGCCTGACTGCACCTGCATCAATTGTCTTAAAAACGTGTTAAAAAACGAACATATAGAAACAACTCTTGAATAAACCAAGCTGCTGTGACTTGGTGTATGGGCATCTCTAGGAAAGATGTTCCCCATGGCCAGGATGCCAGCACACGGAGCATTTAGTTCTACGGCTTTCCTCGCAAGCAGGGCTAAAATGGGCTTGGGTAGAAAGCCTTTTTTGAGCACATCCAAGGCTGTCAGCCGGTGGTGTGAGTGGTTCATTGCAGACTTGCTTTGCTCCCCATCAAAAATGCTCCCCCATCTTACCTGGCTTCATTGAGTTTGGATCAGTGCATCCTGCCTGCCACAGGGTATTTTGGCATATGCTGTGACTTGCTGGGAATAACTTGGCCACCGGACAGTAAAGGCAGCACACACGATAGTGACCGTGACCTCGTTACATGCAGATGTCGTACCACGGAGAGACGTTGCCACTTTGAAACTTGGCTGCTCTTCTCTGGGGAGTGCATCTACCCATGGCAGCAGTGTCACCGGCAAATGCCGCgtgttttaattcttaaaaaaaagcctgaattttcacgttcctctttctccttcaaaatctgctttcctttgcaaTGGATGGTGTTAGCTGTGTCACTGCTTTGTACTTATAACCTCAGTGTTCCTTTGAGTTTCTCTGAAGTGAATGATGTATCTATTGGTGCTGTTGGGTTTCTTCAATTTTCCTTACAAGCAGCGGTAAGCAGAGGCTTTCTCAGAGCCGTATCTGGCTGTGCTTAGAGGAATGAGGACAGGAAAACAGTCCCTAATGCATTACAGTTTAATACTAGAAGTGATGCTCTTTAACCAGGGGTGGTCTTTTCCAACACGTTTAACCCGTATTGTTCCAAATCTGAAGTGTGCAGCATCATCACTCCATCCCTTGCACAGTGTGCAGAGTAGGAATTGTGGCAAGAGGAGCTTTCACTGTGCTGCGGAGAGCAGACGCTGACTCAACAGACTGTAAAGCTTTGAACGTCAAAGTAATATTGTCTTCACTATGCACTACAGGAGAGAAAACCAAGATCTTAGGGCCAGACTCCATGCTCAGTTCTCATGGAGGATAGAGGAGTTATACGAGACAGACACTGCCGTGAGGTCTTCCCCCCGATGCACTTTCCAAGACCCTGGATTCCTTCCAATTTAACAACTTTTACAAACCCAGTAAGGTTTCTGTTGGCACAGGCTAGTTCTTTACTCCTGCTGGTACACTTTGGGATGGAAAGTTCAGTACCAGGGGACAACCCATCTAAGCATAAAACTTAATTGCAGATTAACTCATTTGGAGCTTTCACGCTCTTCCGTATATGACTCAAattatgagaatttttttttttttgcttctcacaACTGCATGCATTTGAGCATGTCTGAAGTCTTTTATAGACTTAATACTGTTTGGTTAAATAAACCATTCTGACAAGGAAGTAAAGCCAGATTTTTCTGCTGAATCATTGTCATTGTCCTTATTTTTATATCCCTTTGCCAAGCCCAGTCCATGTTTGTGCAGTACCCATCCCTCACCCCTCAACTCTGACCTGGGGTGCCTACAAGTGATAACAACAAGTATATACTGTGCATTAGCAGAGAACAACCTTCATGCAAACCatccacacaaaaaaatcctcttgctAGAGCCTTGGACAAGACTTGGCCGGGAAGTCACTGTGGTTCTGACCTGCCCAGCTATCCCAAGGCATTCCTGGGCATGGTTTGGAGCTTGCAAAGATCAAACCATTGGCCAGAACATGGGAAGAGCTCCAGCGTAATCCTTGGTAGCAGATTAAAGAAATGAACCCAGGGGTGACAAAAAAGAGGTGAGAGCCGTAGAGGGAACATGGAAGTCGTGAAAAGGTGCTGGAATTATTAATGGGAATATTAACTGTCACAGTCAAGCCTTGTGCAGTTACAGgtagtttttgttttccttggctCTGTCACAGCTGCTTGATAGTTTCTGCCTGAATTTCCACCACTGCAAGGTTAATGCCCGGTCTGGCAATATGGGATAGTTTGCTCTCGACATGGAGTTACAACATAACCCTGTCCTTTGCAGAACAAAGCAGAATCTGGCTTTGATGTTTGGACACATGTGAAAATGTTTGAGTTTCATTCCTCGGTCGTACATAATCTCCAAAGTCCAAAGTTAGCATCAGAGTTAAAATCAATGCACTGTCCTCTGCACAGGTAAGGCTGTGATGTAACTTCTGTAAGGACTGCTGTTGTCAGAGCCCTaattattgaaggaaaaaaaaagcaaagcagagattgTAAAGCAAAGTTTTATCCTGCATCGGATCCAGTGGATGTTTGGGGGCTCATAAGGTCGCAGTGGCTGTAGCCCGTAAGGGACTGAGGTTGTTTTCTCATGCCTCACTTTGGTTTTCTAGCCCCTTGCCATCACCCCATCCCATTCCTTATAGCCTCCTTGTGCCTTTGCAGAGGATGGGGGTCTAAATTTGGAGGGGGCTGGCACTTTCCAATAGGCATCTTTTGGGAACACCATCGGCCCACGGGGCTGGAGGAGACGGTGGAGGACCATCAAGACGCTAGGAGCTCACCCCCCACCGAGGCTCAGGCACTgcaccccagccagccagcccctggcaggaGGGCAGGCCTGTTCCCAGCCAGCAGGCAGAGTCCAAAATTTCTGGGCTTGTGCAATGATTTGGGATAAAGCAGGGAGCTGGTTTGGCGCTGCGGGGGATCCTGACTCAGCTGTACATACCCACGCTCCAGCTGTGTTACAGGCGGTGGGATGAatccagacacacacacacacgcagagctTTTTTTTATCCCCAGAAACTGTACACGAGACACAGGGCTTGAATGCACAGCCTCCCGCAGCCCTGGAAAGGCAGGTGACCACAGGCATTCCCAACTTGCACAGATACATGAAAATGGTATTGTAGGTTATTAGTGATGTTTGCAACTCCCTTCTCCTCCCGCTGACGGCAAGATTGGCAAGATCTGTCCTTTTCTTAAACGTGAAATGGGAAGGAGCTGTTGGTATGTCCTTGCTCTGTACATCCCACCTCTGCTCCCTTTGGGGATCTCATCAGATACAAGAAGGGGACTATAGACAAGACAATTTGAAAACTTTGAGGAAATTCTTACAGCTCTGGAGAGGATATTTGTTGTTCTCTGACCTTTCAGGGGTTTACCACAAGCTGATGCCATCCTGCCAATGATAGTTCCTGCGGAAAATAAATCTGTCGGTAAGGAGCTGATAACAAAATAATGTAGTCCCAATGCTGGCGTGCAGCCGGAGGCTCCCAGGTCACTTCACTTATTTGCCAGCTCATCTGGCCTGATCTTTGCTTGCAGACCCACCCGCACACTCGTGCCAGCTGCCGGCACCATGGACATATGGGCCTTCCGACTTACGGTCCTGAATTTAAGGAAATGAATTTCCTTAATTTCAATAGGAAATAGACAATAGGGCAGACTGTGCTGGTCGCGTGCAGGGTGTGCTTTCAGACAAGTGTATGGCCAGCCGCCTATTTACACAcaaccagccctttttatccccttatccctctattttcTTCCCTAATCCCTAAatccctccttttccccacctttggttcctACCCTAAACATCCCACCGTAAGTCCTGTGCagtcccaaaatgctcttcccctgcatgccATAGGATGTCCCTCCTCCCTTGCAGCAACCTCCCTTAGTCCAGACGGTGGTCTGGAGGGCTGCTCCCAATGACACCTCTTGATGGGTCTCACACCGGGACCCTGGGGCTCCGCTGGGACAGTCCTGGGAGGGACCTGGACAAAATACTTGTTCCTTGGAAGTCCTTAATTTGGGTTCCCACCTGCCAAtatgcccctgtgctcctctgggcctGTGCAGATGGGCTTTTGATGGGCTGATGCCCCCCCGATGGGGCTGGGAGTAGCCTGGCAGGgctattttttctgtctgtgctcCTTTGTGCTCTGTCTGTGCAGATGAGCTATTATCACATAACCCAACACCACAATAACCGGAGacgcagagcagcagcacatgtGAAGGAAGTAAAGAGAAAAGCCATTAGAACCATTAAGCAAACAAGGGTTGCTTAcaccaaaacacccaaacccagCGTTGGCACCACAGGGATCTGATAACCATGGGATCACACAATTTATTTCACAGATAACACCAGAATAAACAACTCAACAAGGACTTCCCAAATTAAAAGCGTAGCCTGTATCTGAACCGAACATCACGAACAGGCTGCATCGTCCCGAATCCCCAGCGGCTGATGTCTATCGCTGGGATCTCCTCTTCTCTGTTGACCAGCTCCAGGTCATAGTGACTCAGCATCAAGAACGCAAACAGTTTCAtttcagcaacagcaaagaaCCGCCCGGGACAGATGGACACTCCTGCCCCCCAAGGCATGTTGAAGTATTTCAGCCTCTTCCCATTTTTGTAGAAATCTTTCTTGGTGCCATCTGGGTTTACGAAGCGGTCGTACTTAAATTCATGAGGCTCAGGGTGAATTTCTGGGTTCATCTGCACAGAGATGTGCGGGAACAGAGCCACCCTGTCTCCTTTGCGGAGAGTGTACTCTCTCCCGCTGCTCGTCTTAAGGCTGGTGTCCTGGAGGACAGCTCTGATCAGCATTGGGGCTGCAACCAGCCTCAGGGTCTCCTCCAGAGCACTGTCGAGAAGAGGAGTCTGGTTTAACATGTCCCTAGTGATGTTAATTGGTGGGCCTCCTGGCTTTGCTTCCTGGCCGTTCTCCCTTGAGACTCTATCTACCTCATCCCTCACAGCCTTCATAGCTTCTGGATGTTTCATTAGATACAAGAGGAGCCAGAAGGACGTTGGGCCTGTATTGCCTTGGGATGCCCAGAGGAGCATAAACCTGAAACGAACCCGCATGTACTCGGGGACACCATTTTGTGCCAGAAGCTGGTCTTGATCGCTTATCCACCCACTGATATTGTCCTTCTGGCAGGTCTTATTCATGGACAACATGCTCCAGAAGAGCCTCTTCAGCCGTTCAGCTTCCATTTTGTCCTTGGGAGGCAACACAGCATAGGCCAGGCGAGGGAAGAGGCGGTCGTACTTCCGAAACTCGTGGAACATCTGGTTGGAGTGGATGCGATCTTGCTCATTAGCTTTCTCCTTGTTATCTGCCCCTTGGCGTGGCTCAGTGCCATACAGAGCCAGGTACCCAGCTCTGAAGACGATGTTGTAGCAGTACTGGAAGAGGTTATCCTCTTGCCACACTCGCTTCTCCTCCCCTGAGCTCAGATTGAAAAGCATCAGCTTCTGAAAGTTCTCCATGGTGGCTTGGGTCATGACAGTGAGTCCATCTCCCATCAGATGCTTCGTGCTCGATGTATGAATTATGCTATGACTGGCTTCAATGGGCTTGTAGCCAAAAACCTGCATGACTAGTTCAGATGCAAAAGTCCTAAAGTCTAGTTTAGATCGTGCTTCCTTCACGATGGCTCCAAAGCAGAAGGGGTCCATCACGAAGGTGAAGTAATAGCCTCCGATCAGCACCGTGAAAATATCCCCGTGTTTTCTCTGCATCCTTTTTAGAAATTCCGAACTGTCCTTTCTGAAATCCAGTATGTAACCCAGCCAGGGAATGGTACCTTTGTCCAGAGGTGGCTCATCGGGTCTCCGTCTCCGAAATGCACCCAGGACGTAGAGCCCACCGAGCAGCGATGCTATCAAGGTACAGAGGAGAATCACCCAGAGCGCCATGAGAGCTCTGTGCCCGTCCAGGAGCTTGGACTAGAGCTAGGTTGGGGCAGGAACGTGCTTTTTATTCCCATTCAGCAGCTGATATGCAGATGCACAGCTGACAACCTCTGTCCCCATTGGCAGCAAGTGTTTGCCTTTCCCCTGTGGGAAGCTCCAGTGTGTACTTCTCCCTCGATGAACAGACAGAGATTTTTAAGGTGGAAGGTACGCTGTAAGCAGGTTGGAGCTACTGGGCTGTGCTGTGTAAGGTGGGTGGGTTTTGGCATGTGCTCTACAGCAGCTTAAGCAAATTCCCTTTTCTAGGCTGCGTGGAGCCCAGCTTTTGAAAAAGAGGGGTCCGAGAATTTCACTCAGTGATTTCTGCCTTTAAGAGCAGGCTGTGGGCACGCgctgcaggctgaagaaatgaGAGGAAGAGTGGATGTGGGAAATGCTACTGGAAATGAGTTCAGGACCGAGGGAAGGGGGTTACAGCTGAGCTAACTTGGTCTCAAAAGCCAAGAGAAGGAAGGGTCTCCAACATTTTGATGTTCTCCAACGCACAGTGCCCCATAAGTGCTTTGCCAATGAACAGTGCAAGCACTGCTAACCCGTACAAGGGCAAAGCAAAGCAGGTCTGCTTCCCCCGTGGGTGATCAGGGCTTGAATCAGTTGCATTTGCTTTGCACCAGATGAGTCCGGAGTCTGGAAATGGCCAAGCCCACctcctggctggagagcagctgcacCCAGATGGACGCCAGCACTTTCTGCTGTGCCGATGAACGTGCACCCAGTGCTTGGCAGCTGCAAGTCACTCATGTCCCCTCCAGCCAGTGGAGCACCCCCAAccctctgccctcctgctcccacccccgTACCTGGCAGTTTTAaccattttcccttctgcttcccgATCTCTCCTGCCCCCCACTCTCCGGATGGAGTTCAGGGACGATGCCAAGGACCCCATGGCACTCTGCCTCTGGGTGCTGCCACCCTGACCTACGCAGCCAGTCACCGCAGCCTCTGTCCCAGCCGCTGGTGCTTGGACCTCACAGCACCCTCACGTAGGATAGAGAGTGACGTTATATGGAGAGAGAgttaagaaaaagtatttaataagGCAATAGGACAGACTGCCGTGAGCAGGCACACGCACACAACCAGCCCCTTTTACACCCTCCCCATTTTCCCCACCTTTGCCCTTCCCCTGAGCATCCCATCATAAGTTTTCCACAGTCCCACGAGCCCTCCTCTGTATGGGATCACAATCTTCGTCTTAGTTTTTGCTTCCCAGCTGCTCTCCCCTTCCACGTTCCCTCCCAGTGACCTGACCCCTGGAGTGAAGGCCACATCGTAGCATCAGCTGAATAtttattctggcttttttttttttttttttaaggaaagcttcCAGCCTTACCATTTTGGAAACACGCTGTAGCAATGTTggcaagaaaaataacagcagtgaaaacaTCTTTGCAGATCAACTGAAAGCCCTTCTTGGTCCAGTAACTTGTCTAGCAATAAAATTAAGGTGATGAGTGTTTTctcttaaattattaattttatttgtacaaTTTGAGGCAACTCCCATGCTCAATAGTTTTCCAGGCTGGAAACGGCCCATTTAACGTTCAAGAGTATTTGAGGTGAATAGTACCTTTAAATAAAGGTCAGCAAACTAATAATCTTGAACTTTAAAGCTACACTGGGTAATAAGGATTGGCTAACAGCTCTCCATGCTCTTCTGTTCAAGTCCATGCTCTCACTCTGTGGTGTTGCAAAGCCAATATTTATGTTAAAGATGGTATCTTTTTTATCTTGTCAAAACGGATCTTTGGGAAGGCAAATACCTCCCTGTTCTGCTgagcctattttttttctttttctcactggTCATTACTGGTTTGAACTTTGTTGCTGATCGAACTGATCTCAGATCAGTTGATGATTGAACTGATCTCTAACCAAGGATCTGTCCCTCAGAAAGACACCATTTCCTGCTCAACAGACCCGAGTGTGGCACAGCTCATCGTAACGGAGAAACCAATCCTTGGTCACACAAGCCAGTTCAAAGGTGCCTAATTCCTCCTGTTGGCTCTCCTGGTAGAGAAAGGGATGAGCCTGGCTGAACACATCTACCTGGCAGATGGCAAAAGCCAGGAGAAGCAAAGCCACCCTCCAAGTTGGGCTTCTGGCCACCTGTGTCTGGCTTGATGGATGAGCGTGGCAAATCCATTCCTCAGCCCGCACCACGAGCTGGAGGGATAATGGGATCGCTCTCCTCCATCAGATCCTTTGGGATCTATGGGGCAGAAGTTCTGCACAagtttcagtttgcatttttaaggGCACAACATCTAGATAAGCTGCTCCTTCATCCACTAATGCCTCACATACTCCAGACAGGAGCTGGGCTTCTTCCATGAGCATAAACCCAGGGCAATCCTTTTATAATAATTCCAGTTATAACAGAAACAAATCCCATGTGTACTTTTCCAATCCCAACATGGAAAATCCTCATCTCAATGCTGGCACTAGGATGAAATAACCGGTTATGCAGTGCCGTGGGCTCACACTAACTCCATTGCATGGCCAGGACCAGTAAAATACAGCATAGAGGGCATACACGtaatgtaaataatgtaaatatttatcaTGCATTTGTGATACTCAACATTTCTATCTCAGCTGCATATCTGCTGCAAGACTGGTTTGTCTCTGAGGGCTGGATGTCAAAGAAAGCGCTTCTCCTGAAAATGGCCCAAGGGATCCTCCATAAATATAATCTGAACCGTTTTTTCACAAAAGCATAGAGCAAGGGGTTGAGACAGCAGTGGACAAAGGACAAACTCTCCGTGATCTGCATGGCATAGTCCAATTGCCTACTACTTTCACAGCTCCTGATCACACCGACATCTTGCAGGGAGTGAAGGATGAGGGCAATGTTGTAAGGCAACCAAAGGACAAAGAAGACACCCACCAGGGTAAAGACTAGGCAGAGTGCTCTCCTTGAGCCAGGCATCTGAGACGTGGTGAGGACACACGCTATGCGGGAATAGCAGAATACCatcaagaggaagggaaaaaggaaaccCAGGATGTTTTGAATGACCCGAAAGACAACTTTCCAAAATAAGTGTTTCTGGCCGTAATCATGGGCGCACACGATTGTTTTGTTGTGGATTTGCCTTGTGCTGGAGAAGAGACCATCAGGAATGGAGAGAAgtatggaaaggacccacaccaCCAACAAGATGAGGATGGACTGCCTCCGTGTCCTGGAGCTGCGAGGGGAGTAAGCGTGAACTATCTGCAGATACATGTCCAGACTCATGCAGCTCACAAAAAAGATACCACTGTAGAAATTCACAGTGTACATGGCATTTAAGACCGGGCACAATATGTCCCAGGTTACCCACTGAGAAATGTACAGAGCCCAAAAAGGAAGGGTTAGGAGCACTAAGAAGTCTGAAACCACCAGGTTCAGTAGATACACCTCGgtcatcttctttttcttcttgatgtaCATAATGAGGACAATAAACAGGAGGATATTCCCGGCCAACCCGACCAGGAAGACCACAGAGTAAAAAGATGGCAAGAATACTCTGCTAAAGGAGAGTACCTCTTCTTTTGTGCAGAGGCCATACTGCATGTAACTCTCCTCGTCCAAGTACTCGTACGGGTAGTCGCTCGAATTGGCAGCATCCAGCAAGGCGGCAGCGGTTGTTGTTGCCACCTTTGAAGTTGCGTTTGACAAGTGGCTGCCTAGGAACAAAAGACAAGCTAAGGGGCTCAAAATGTTGT
Protein-coding sequences here:
- the CYP8B1 gene encoding 7-alpha-hydroxycholest-4-en-3-one 12-alpha-hydroxylase, whose amino-acid sequence is MALWVILLCTLIASLLGGLYVLGAFRRRRPDEPPLDKGTIPWLGYILDFRKDSSEFLKRMQRKHGDIFTVLIGGYYFTFVMDPFCFGAIVKEARSKLDFRTFASELVMQVFGYKPIEASHSIIHTSSTKHLMGDGLTVMTQATMENFQKLMLFNLSSGEEKRVWQEDNLFQYCYNIVFRAGYLALYGTEPRQGADNKEKANEQDRIHSNQMFHEFRKYDRLFPRLAYAVLPPKDKMEAERLKRLFWSMLSMNKTCQKDNISGWISDQDQLLAQNGVPEYMRVRFRFMLLWASQGNTGPTSFWLLLYLMKHPEAMKAVRDEVDRVSRENGQEAKPGGPPINITRDMLNQTPLLDSALEETLRLVAAPMLIRAVLQDTSLKTSSGREYTLRKGDRVALFPHISVQMNPEIHPEPHEFKYDRFVNPDGTKKDFYKNGKRLKYFNMPWGAGVSICPGRFFAVAEMKLFAFLMLSHYDLELVNREEEIPAIDISRWGFGTMQPVRDVRFRYRLRF
- the ACKR2 gene encoding LOW QUALITY PROTEIN: atypical chemokine receptor 2 (The sequence of the model RefSeq protein was modified relative to this genomic sequence to represent the inferred CDS: substituted 2 bases at 2 genomic stop codons), yielding MVMLXNLSNKPLYQRHLXQSFLFLQGMRILQHPKIKEVPRSLIQASSRMEAARSGEEAPPPGIAWDGYLSNFRHGTTTGSHLSNATSKVATTTAAALLDAANSSDYPYEYLDEESYMQYGLCTKEEVLSFSRVFLPSFYSVVFLVGLAGNILLFIVLIMYIKKKKKMTEVYLLNLVVSDFLVLLTLPFWALYISQWVTWDILCPVLNAMYTVNFYSGIFFVSCMSLDMYLQIVHAYSPRSSRTRRQSILILLVVWVLSILLSIPDGLFSSTRQIHNKTIVCAHDYGQKHLFWKVVFRVIQNILGFLFPFLLMVFCYSRIACVLTTSQMPGSRRALCLVFTLVGVFFVLWLPYNIALILHSLQDVGVIRSCESSRQLDYAMQITESLSFVHCCLNPLLYAFVKKRFRLYLWRIPWAIFRRSAFFDIQPSETNQSCSRYAAEIEMLSITNA